A DNA window from Flavisolibacter ginsenosidimutans contains the following coding sequences:
- a CDS encoding radical SAM/SPASM domain-containing protein, whose translation MQWNWSDSVNFLRKLTFRRAINAFKVYASYLWSKWTKKPVQWGYPVSISFEPTTSCNLRCPECPSGLRAFTRPTGMLQKNFFKETIDQLYRELSYLVFYFQGEPYLNPDFLAMVKYAASKKIYTATSTNAHYLNDAAAKKTVESGLDRLIISIDGTTQETYKQYRVGGNLDKVLEGAKNIVKWKKELKSKTPFVIFQFLVVRHNEHQIEDVKRLAKEIGVDQVRLKTAQVYDYENDPNRLIPTNKKYSRYKKNKAGVNEFKGNNANHCWRLWHDPVITWDGVVVPCCFDKDAQHNLGNLRQQPFKELWHNKDFKHFRSQVLQSRKNIDICANCSEGVKVWG comes from the coding sequence ATGCAATGGAACTGGAGCGACAGTGTAAACTTTTTGCGCAAGCTAACCTTTCGAAGAGCCATCAACGCTTTTAAAGTTTATGCGTCGTACCTGTGGAGCAAATGGACAAAGAAGCCGGTGCAGTGGGGTTATCCTGTTTCCATTTCATTTGAGCCAACTACTTCCTGCAACCTTCGCTGCCCCGAGTGTCCGAGTGGTTTGCGGGCTTTCACTCGTCCAACCGGGATGCTCCAAAAAAACTTCTTTAAAGAAACCATTGACCAACTCTACAGGGAACTTTCTTACCTCGTTTTTTATTTCCAGGGCGAGCCTTATCTCAACCCCGATTTTTTGGCGATGGTGAAGTACGCCGCGTCAAAAAAAATCTACACCGCCACATCAACCAACGCACATTATCTCAACGATGCGGCCGCAAAAAAAACCGTTGAAAGCGGCCTTGACCGGTTAATCATTTCCATTGACGGCACCACGCAGGAAACCTACAAACAATACCGTGTTGGCGGCAACCTTGACAAGGTTTTGGAAGGCGCAAAAAACATCGTAAAGTGGAAAAAGGAGTTGAAGAGCAAAACGCCTTTTGTCATTTTTCAATTTCTTGTTGTGCGCCACAACGAACACCAGATTGAAGACGTAAAACGGCTGGCAAAAGAAATTGGCGTTGACCAGGTGAGGCTAAAAACCGCGCAGGTTTACGACTACGAAAACGATCCCAACCGGCTTATTCCAACCAATAAAAAATACAGCCGCTACAAAAAGAACAAGGCCGGTGTAAACGAGTTTAAGGGGAACAACGCCAACCATTGCTGGCGTCTCTGGCACGACCCGGTTATTACCTGGGACGGTGTCGTTGTGCCTTGTTGCTTTGACAAAGATGCCCAGCACAACCTGGGCAACCTTCGCCAACAGCCCTTTAAAGAGCTTTGGCACAACAAAGATTTTAAACACTTTCGGAGCCAGGTTTTGCAAAGCCGCAAAAACATTGACATCTGTGCCAACTGCTCCGAAGGCGTGAAGGTGTGGGGGTGA
- a CDS encoding glycosyltransferase family 2 protein → MLNGKKIVAVLPAYNAAKTLEQTYNEIPFDIVDDVVLVDDRSKDNTATLATSIGIKHVIIHEQNRGYGGNQKSCYKKALELNADIVIMLHPDYQYTPKLIPSMAHLIAANLYHVVLGSRILGNGALRGGMPVYKYIANRILTFTQNILVGQKLSEYHTGYRAFSKEILERVNFDTDSDDFVFDNEMLSQIIYLGYEIAEVTCPTKYFEEASSINFKRSAVYGLGVLRVSLVHRLCKWGLLKNKMYLPKK, encoded by the coding sequence ATGTTAAACGGGAAAAAAATAGTGGCGGTGCTGCCGGCGTACAACGCTGCAAAAACCCTTGAGCAGACTTACAATGAAATTCCCTTTGACATTGTAGATGACGTGGTATTGGTGGACGACCGCAGCAAAGACAACACCGCCACACTCGCCACAAGCATCGGCATTAAACACGTCATCATTCACGAACAAAACCGTGGCTACGGTGGCAACCAAAAGAGCTGTTACAAAAAAGCATTGGAGCTGAATGCCGACATCGTCATCATGCTTCATCCCGATTATCAATACACGCCCAAGCTCATCCCGAGCATGGCGCATTTAATTGCGGCTAATCTTTACCACGTTGTTCTTGGCTCCCGCATTTTAGGCAACGGCGCACTGCGCGGTGGCATGCCTGTCTATAAATACATTGCTAACCGTATTCTCACTTTCACGCAAAACATTTTGGTGGGTCAAAAGCTTTCCGAATATCATACCGGTTACCGGGCCTTTTCAAAAGAAATACTGGAGCGTGTGAACTTTGATACGGACTCGGATGATTTTGTCTTCGACAACGAAATGCTTTCGCAAATCATTTACCTCGGCTATGAGATTGCCGAAGTAACCTGCCCTACAAAATACTTTGAAGAAGCTTCGAGCATTAATTTCAAGCGAAGCGCTGTTTACGGATTGGGCGTGCTGCGGGTTTCGCTGGTGCACCGTTTGTGCAAGTGGGGCTTGCTGAAAAACAAAATGTATTTGCCGAAAAAGTAG
- a CDS encoding T9SS type A sorting domain-containing protein, translating to MKKTILIPFLLAAAIVNAQPIVQPISSGDYWQIDQWAAQMPRLATKTTFPLTVQFTNGYIGINNLSANRLVGENEIVWNIGAWNNAANFVVEWSRDAQTFQQAGVVHLESVNGGRYVFRHRFEDNRLVYYRIGIVTGANTIAYSPAVQVAEEEYTTKIFPTEVKGSTFYIQTGQAFEKLQVVNSAGQAVYEKGISGQTGTITIGLPPLNTGVYFVRLLSGDRPQHVQRIVVG from the coding sequence ATGAAAAAGACGATACTCATTCCGTTCTTGTTGGCTGCGGCCATCGTTAACGCACAACCCATCGTTCAGCCCATCAGCAGCGGCGATTACTGGCAAATAGATCAATGGGCCGCACAAATGCCGCGACTGGCGACAAAAACAACCTTCCCGCTCACGGTTCAATTTACCAATGGTTATATCGGCATCAACAACCTTTCCGCAAACCGCCTGGTTGGGGAAAACGAAATTGTCTGGAACATTGGCGCATGGAATAACGCCGCAAACTTTGTGGTAGAATGGAGCCGCGACGCACAGACTTTTCAACAAGCCGGCGTTGTTCATCTTGAAAGCGTGAACGGCGGCCGTTATGTTTTTCGCCACCGCTTTGAAGACAACCGGTTGGTGTATTACCGCATCGGTATTGTAACCGGCGCCAACACTATTGCTTATTCGCCGGCCGTGCAAGTAGCGGAGGAAGAATACACGACCAAGATCTTTCCAACCGAAGTAAAAGGCAGCACGTTTTACATTCAAACCGGGCAGGCCTTTGAAAAACTGCAAGTGGTAAACAGTGCCGGACAAGCCGTGTACGAAAAAGGCATTAGCGGACAAACCGGCACCATCACCATTGGCCTGCCGCCGTTAAATACCGGTGTTTATTTCGTTCGGCTTTTATCGGGCGACAGACCGCAGCACGTGCAGCGCATTGTGGTAGGATAG
- a CDS encoding amidohydrolase encodes MSSLTFTLIQTSLHWEDKQANLQMLEEKIKGIKEKTQVVILPEMFSTGFSMKPEELAETMQGETVKWMKRVAAEKKIILAGSLIIEEEGKYYNRFIWMLPNGQYGCYDKRHLFAFAGEDKHYTGGSERFIASVNGWKINLSVCYDLRFPVWARQQFDEEKNFEYDALIYVANWPERRSTAWKSLLQARAIENQCYVIGVNRVGNDGNDIYHSGDSMVVDPLGEVLYHKKDDEDVFTITLNKDDLNTVREKFQFWRDADRFEVLA; translated from the coding sequence ATGTCGTCGTTAACGTTTACACTCATTCAAACGAGTCTCCATTGGGAAGACAAGCAGGCCAACCTTCAAATGCTGGAAGAAAAAATCAAGGGAATTAAGGAAAAAACACAAGTGGTCATTCTGCCCGAAATGTTCAGCACAGGCTTTAGCATGAAGCCCGAAGAACTTGCTGAAACGATGCAGGGAGAAACAGTGAAATGGATGAAACGTGTGGCCGCAGAAAAGAAAATCATTCTCGCGGGCAGCCTCATTATCGAAGAGGAAGGCAAATATTACAACCGCTTTATCTGGATGTTGCCCAACGGCCAATACGGTTGTTACGACAAGCGTCATCTTTTTGCTTTTGCCGGCGAGGACAAGCACTATACAGGAGGCAGCGAACGCTTTATTGCATCGGTAAACGGATGGAAAATAAACCTGTCGGTGTGTTATGATCTGCGCTTTCCGGTGTGGGCACGGCAACAATTTGACGAGGAAAAAAATTTTGAATACGATGCGTTGATCTACGTAGCCAACTGGCCCGAACGAAGAAGCACGGCCTGGAAAAGTTTATTGCAGGCACGTGCCATCGAAAATCAATGTTACGTGATTGGCGTAAACCGCGTAGGCAATGATGGCAACGACATTTATCACAGTGGCGACAGCATGGTGGTTGATCCGCTGGGTGAAGTTCTTTATCACAAAAAAGATGACGAAGATGTGTTTACTATCACGCTGAACAAAGATGATTTGAATACCGTGCGGGAAAAGTTTCAGTTTTGGCGCGATGCGGACAGGTTTGAAGTTTTAGCATAG
- a CDS encoding alpha/beta fold hydrolase, protein MKYIKTKDAATGEEIQLSYKDYGKGRPVVLIHGWPSSKDMWEYQIDDLVNAGLRVVKYDRRGFGKSDKPWNGYDYDTMTDDLNALLETLDLRDAVLVGFSMGGGEAVRYLNRYGSSGRVSKVILVSAVVPYLGQSNDNPEGVPQAVFAEMMEKMKEDRIAFLDTFGEQFFGVGLLEHPVSKPYLQYFRGLAEVALPRATQQCAIAFANTDFRADVKAVNVPTLIIHGDADKTVPIEASSERTAKMIPNAVYKVYEGAPHGLFYTERKRLNQDIIDFASDGNAQQTVSSRRDSSVSM, encoded by the coding sequence ATGAAATACATTAAAACAAAAGACGCCGCCACCGGCGAAGAGATTCAGCTTTCTTACAAAGATTACGGCAAAGGCCGCCCCGTTGTGCTCATTCACGGCTGGCCCTCAAGCAAAGACATGTGGGAATACCAGATTGATGACTTGGTGAACGCGGGCCTTCGCGTAGTGAAATATGATCGCCGTGGCTTTGGCAAAAGCGACAAGCCCTGGAACGGTTACGATTACGATACGATGACCGATGATTTAAACGCTCTTTTAGAAACCCTTGATTTGCGTGATGCAGTGTTGGTAGGCTTTTCAATGGGCGGCGGCGAAGCGGTGCGTTACCTGAATCGTTACGGAAGCAGTGGTCGTGTTTCAAAAGTAATTTTGGTGAGTGCCGTTGTGCCTTATTTGGGTCAATCGAACGACAATCCCGAAGGCGTGCCGCAAGCCGTATTCGCCGAGATGATGGAAAAGATGAAAGAAGACCGCATTGCTTTTCTGGACACGTTTGGCGAGCAATTTTTTGGCGTTGGTTTATTGGAGCACCCGGTGAGCAAGCCTTACCTGCAATACTTCCGCGGTCTGGCCGAAGTGGCTTTGCCAAGAGCCACGCAGCAATGCGCCATTGCTTTTGCCAACACCGATTTTCGTGCCGACGTAAAAGCAGTGAACGTTCCTACGCTTATTATTCACGGTGATGCGGATAAAACGGTGCCGATTGAAGCCAGCAGCGAACGCACGGCGAAGATGATTCCAAACGCGGTTTACAAAGTGTACGAAGGCGCACCGCACGGTTTGTTTTATACCGAACGCAAACGATTGAACCAGGACATCATTGATTTTGCATCTGATGGAAACGCGCAGCAAACGGTGTCGAGCAGAAGAGATAGTTCGGTGTCGATGTAA
- a CDS encoding potassium channel family protein, producing MLFTKKIPSLRLWLLIVLFVLLFGVAGYMLIEGYNFFDALYMAVITITTIGYHEIRPLSDAGRLFNIVFIVTSFTTFTYVLARLTQYVISGELTRDFTQKRLMQQLAKKRGHVIVCGFGRNGQQAAKTLRAHKIDFVIIEKNADILQQHNDPSLVYLTGDATEDEVLIAAGIERANSLLVSLPEDADNVFIVLSARSLNPGLNIISRASTVSATAKLYKAGANHVVMPDLIGGTHMATLVSKPDVIEFIDFLSGEDGESIHIEAVGYHKLPPVMRDKTLKEIMDWKKTGVNCIGVKDENGKFCINPPDDIVIGKDMKVIVLGTKEQIAEMKRNVGE from the coding sequence ATGTTGTTTACCAAAAAAATTCCTTCGCTTCGTTTGTGGCTGCTCATTGTGCTGTTCGTTCTGCTGTTTGGCGTGGCGGGCTACATGCTCATCGAAGGCTATAATTTTTTTGACGCACTATACATGGCCGTCATCACCATCACCACCATCGGCTATCACGAGATCAGGCCCTTGTCGGATGCAGGCCGTCTCTTCAACATCGTTTTCATCGTTACTTCTTTCACCACTTTTACGTACGTGCTGGCGCGGCTGACGCAATACGTCATCAGCGGCGAACTCACACGCGACTTCACCCAAAAACGGCTTATGCAACAGTTGGCAAAAAAAAGAGGGCACGTAATTGTTTGCGGCTTTGGCCGCAACGGACAACAAGCAGCAAAAACCTTAAGGGCACACAAGATTGATTTCGTCATCATCGAAAAAAATGCAGACATCCTGCAACAGCACAATGATCCTTCGCTGGTGTATTTAACCGGCGATGCCACCGAAGACGAAGTGCTGATTGCGGCCGGCATTGAACGAGCAAACAGTCTTTTGGTGAGCTTGCCCGAAGATGCCGACAACGTTTTCATTGTGCTGTCGGCGCGGTCGCTCAATCCGGGTCTCAACATCATTAGCCGCGCCTCTACCGTTAGCGCTACGGCCAAATTGTACAAGGCCGGCGCCAACCACGTGGTGATGCCCGACCTCATTGGTGGCACGCACATGGCCACGCTTGTTTCAAAACCCGACGTAATTGAGTTCATTGATTTTTTATCGGGCGAAGACGGCGAGTCCATTCACATTGAAGCCGTGGGTTATCACAAGCTGCCGCCGGTAATGCGCGACAAAACCTTGAAAGAAATCATGGACTGGAAGAAGACCGGTGTAAACTGCATCGGTGTAAAAGACGAGAACGGAAAATTTTGCATCAACCCGCCCGATGACATCGTCATTGGTAAAGACATGAAAGTAATTGTGCTGGGCACGAAAGAACAAATTGCGGAGATGAAGCGGAATGTGGGCGAATAA